From Brevibacillus marinus, a single genomic window includes:
- the nrdE gene encoding class 1b ribonucleoside-diphosphate reductase subunit alpha — MRHIELNNQLTQRGADGFFRLDKDREAVAALLAEVREKSPRFDSVQEKVAYMIEHDYYENFYERYAPEEVERIFRFTHGFPFQFQSYMAAAKFYNDYAMKSDDRTLYLEDYPDRVAATALHLAQGDAALAQTFAASMMEQRLQPATPTFLNAGKRRRGEMVSCFLLEMDDTLNSINYCLSTCMQLSKIGGGVAVNVSKLRGRGEPIKGVEGAAKGIMPVLKLLEDAFSYADQMGQRKGSGAAYYNIFGWDVLEFLDSKKINADEKIRLKTLSIGLIVPDKFYQLAEADKPLTVFAPYSVYREYGRHLDDMDLDEMYDRLLANDRVRKKTIMSAREMLVKIAMTQLESGYPYIMNKTNANRVHALKEIGSIKMSNLCTEIFQLQETSEIGDYGQGDVIRRDISCNLASLNIANVMERKKIRESVHEGMLALTAVSDMTRIVNAPGVAKANAELHSVGLGAMNLHGYLAKHKIAYESEEARDFARTFFMMMNYYSLEKSMEIAKTRGITFQDFARSEYAKGTYFAKYLENDYRPATEKVRKLFDGIPIPSPADWSRLAEQVRRYGLYHAYRLAIAPTQSISYIQNATSSVMPVVELIETRTYANSTTYYPMPYLSPDNLFYYKSAYHMNQYKVLDLIAEIQEHVDQGISTVLHVTSDISTRELARYYIYAAKKGLKSLYYTRTRRVSVDECVSCAV; from the coding sequence TTGCGGCACATTGAACTGAACAACCAGTTGACGCAAAGAGGAGCAGACGGTTTCTTCCGCCTGGACAAGGACAGGGAAGCGGTTGCCGCGCTGTTGGCGGAAGTCCGGGAAAAAAGCCCGCGCTTTGACAGCGTGCAAGAAAAAGTGGCCTACATGATCGAACACGACTATTACGAAAACTTTTACGAACGCTATGCTCCCGAGGAAGTGGAACGGATTTTCCGCTTCACCCACGGCTTCCCTTTCCAATTTCAGTCGTACATGGCCGCCGCGAAGTTTTACAACGATTACGCCATGAAGTCGGACGACCGAACGCTGTACCTGGAAGATTATCCGGACCGCGTCGCCGCGACGGCGCTTCACCTCGCCCAAGGCGACGCCGCTCTGGCGCAAACCTTCGCGGCATCGATGATGGAGCAGCGGCTGCAGCCGGCCACGCCGACCTTCCTCAACGCCGGCAAACGCCGCCGCGGCGAGATGGTCTCCTGCTTCCTCCTGGAAATGGACGACACGCTCAATTCGATCAATTACTGCCTCAGCACCTGCATGCAGCTCTCGAAAATCGGCGGCGGCGTCGCCGTCAATGTGTCCAAGCTGCGCGGCCGCGGCGAACCGATCAAGGGCGTGGAAGGGGCGGCAAAAGGGATCATGCCGGTGCTCAAGCTGCTGGAAGACGCCTTCTCCTACGCCGATCAGATGGGCCAGCGGAAAGGATCGGGCGCGGCGTACTACAACATTTTCGGCTGGGACGTGCTGGAATTTCTCGACAGCAAAAAGATCAACGCCGACGAAAAAATCCGCCTCAAGACGCTGTCCATCGGGCTGATTGTGCCGGACAAGTTTTACCAGCTGGCGGAAGCGGACAAACCGCTCACCGTCTTCGCCCCCTATTCGGTTTACCGGGAATACGGCCGCCACTTGGACGATATGGATCTGGACGAGATGTACGACCGGCTGCTGGCCAACGACCGGGTCCGCAAAAAAACGATCATGAGCGCGCGGGAGATGCTCGTGAAAATCGCCATGACCCAGTTGGAGTCCGGCTATCCGTACATCATGAACAAGACGAACGCCAATCGCGTCCACGCCCTGAAAGAGATCGGCTCGATCAAAATGTCCAATCTGTGCACGGAAATCTTTCAGCTGCAGGAAACGTCGGAAATCGGCGATTACGGGCAAGGGGACGTCATCCGCCGCGATATCAGCTGCAATCTGGCGTCGCTGAACATCGCCAATGTGATGGAGCGCAAGAAAATCAGGGAATCCGTGCACGAAGGGATGCTGGCGCTGACGGCGGTCAGCGACATGACCCGCATCGTCAACGCCCCCGGGGTGGCGAAAGCGAACGCGGAACTGCATTCCGTCGGGCTGGGGGCGATGAACCTGCACGGCTATCTGGCGAAACACAAAATCGCCTACGAAAGCGAGGAAGCGAGAGATTTCGCCCGCACCTTCTTCATGATGATGAACTATTATTCGCTGGAAAAAAGCATGGAGATCGCCAAAACGCGGGGGATCACGTTCCAGGATTTCGCACGCTCGGAATACGCGAAGGGAACCTATTTCGCCAAATACCTGGAGAACGACTACCGGCCGGCAACGGAAAAAGTGCGGAAGTTGTTCGACGGCATCCCCATTCCTTCGCCGGCGGACTGGTCGCGGCTGGCGGAACAGGTGCGGCGCTACGGCCTTTATCACGCCTATCGGCTGGCGATCGCTCCGACCCAGAGCATTTCCTACATCCAGAATGCGACGTCCAGCGTGATGCCCGTGGTCGAACTGATCGAAACGAGAACCTACGCCAACTCGACAACCTATTATCCGATGCCCTATCTTTCGCCGGACAATCTTTTCTACTACAAATCGGCCTACCACATGAATCAGTACAAGGTACTCGACCTGATCGCGGAAATTCAGGAACACGTGGACCAGGGCATCTCCACCGTCCTGCACGTCACGAGCGACATCTCGACCCGCGAATTGGCCCGTTATTACATCTATGCGGCGAAAAAAGGACTGAAATCGCTGTATTACACCCGCACCAGACGCGTCAGCGTGGACGAATGCGTCAGCTGCGCGGTCTAA
- the nrdI gene encoding class Ib ribonucleoside-diphosphate reductase assembly flavoprotein NrdI — MLIAFDSRTGNVRKFVQKLPVRSVQIAEDLTLDEPFVLVTYTTGFGNAPDKVLRFLARNGSRLQGVAASGNRNWGPYFARSADTIADMYGVPILCKFELSGTAKDVETFLKEMSVVAAH, encoded by the coding sequence ATGTTGATCGCCTTTGATTCCCGCACGGGGAATGTCCGAAAATTCGTGCAGAAATTGCCCGTGCGGTCCGTCCAGATTGCGGAAGACCTGACGCTTGACGAGCCGTTTGTGCTCGTCACCTATACGACCGGCTTCGGAAACGCGCCGGACAAGGTGCTCCGTTTCCTCGCCCGCAACGGCAGCCGGCTGCAAGGTGTCGCCGCCAGCGGCAACCGAAACTGGGGCCCCTATTTCGCCAGAAGCGCCGATACCATTGCGGACATGTACGGCGTCCCGATTCTGTGCAAATTTGAGCTGTCCGGCACGGCAAAAGATGTGGAAACTTTCCTGAAGGAGATGAGCGTTGTTGCGGCACATTGA
- a CDS encoding 5'-nucleotidase C-terminal domain-containing protein, producing MFPKFLASICVLLIFSFALPVGAQERNHFRDLDTSPYRQAIHDLYQKGIVSPAPDGKFYPDRNLTKAEAATLLVKGFHLPEIKPIVPKDPNMKKSFRYSDPLGVIDESFSIPSAKDIADHWGVNYIEGLLKVRADQVEGDAYQPNRTVTKAEWAEMIGKVIFGVDQQIDYTQRLIELGLISAEVANSKEPITRGEAAWTLHRIISDPDFTVITVLATSDIHAHLQPYKPGGAEYEIGGLARMGRIIEETRKRQPNTLLVDAGDAPYNTNIGNLFAGASTIDVMNQMKYDAMVLGNHDFDFPVHVLERNARNAVFPFLSANTLYQNQQPDFLRSSMVKEVGGVKVGIIGVTDDDSNYYTHPKNVEGISFKNHFQAAQEALDEVKDEADIVIALAHLHGDNPVLPEKVKGIDLVIGGGQDVVDFPKIIEGAWLISPGKHAEVLNQINIQMFKGEMVGVNFAHIFITDNLPEEPAIAAVIDEYAEKLDDKMKQVIGSTEVVLDGERQTVRLKESNLGNAIADSLRELTGADVALQNGGGIRASIDKGEITLEEIYAALPFDNTVVMVEASGQTIWDALEHSVASYPAAAGSFLQVSGLTYTFDAAKAPGQRIVEVTIGGEPIDKQKIYKVAANDFLTGGGDKFTMLQDETKLLLKTKHYLRDAFTEYLQTHKTISPDLEGRIKILNPLP from the coding sequence ATGTTCCCAAAGTTTCTCGCCAGCATCTGTGTGTTGCTCATCTTCAGCTTTGCTTTGCCTGTTGGTGCGCAAGAGCGGAACCACTTCCGGGATCTTGACACGTCGCCGTACAGGCAAGCGATTCACGACTTGTATCAAAAAGGAATCGTTAGTCCCGCGCCAGATGGAAAGTTTTATCCCGACCGGAACTTGACGAAGGCGGAAGCGGCCACGTTATTGGTAAAAGGTTTCCATCTGCCGGAAATCAAGCCGATTGTGCCAAAAGATCCCAACATGAAAAAATCGTTTCGCTACAGCGACCCGCTGGGGGTCATCGACGAGTCTTTTTCCATCCCGTCGGCGAAAGACATCGCCGATCATTGGGGAGTGAACTACATAGAAGGCTTGCTGAAGGTGCGCGCCGATCAAGTGGAGGGCGATGCCTATCAGCCGAATCGCACCGTGACCAAGGCAGAGTGGGCAGAGATGATCGGCAAGGTTATTTTTGGCGTCGATCAGCAGATAGACTACACGCAGCGCTTGATCGAGCTTGGGCTGATCTCCGCGGAAGTCGCCAACTCCAAGGAGCCCATCACCCGGGGCGAAGCTGCCTGGACGCTGCATCGCATCATCAGCGATCCTGATTTTACCGTGATCACCGTTTTGGCTACGTCAGACATCCATGCCCATCTGCAGCCGTACAAACCGGGAGGAGCGGAGTATGAAATTGGCGGACTTGCCAGAATGGGCAGGATCATTGAAGAAACGAGGAAGAGACAGCCAAACACGCTGCTGGTCGATGCCGGTGATGCGCCGTACAACACGAACATCGGCAATTTGTTCGCGGGCGCGTCCACAATTGATGTGATGAATCAGATGAAATACGATGCGATGGTGTTGGGAAATCACGATTTTGACTTTCCGGTCCACGTGCTGGAGCGAAATGCCCGCAACGCCGTCTTTCCCTTCCTGTCGGCCAACACGCTGTACCAAAATCAGCAGCCGGACTTTTTGCGTTCCTCCATGGTCAAAGAAGTGGGAGGCGTAAAGGTCGGCATCATCGGCGTGACCGATGACGACAGCAACTATTACACCCATCCGAAAAATGTGGAAGGGATCAGCTTTAAAAATCACTTTCAAGCTGCACAGGAAGCGCTCGACGAGGTAAAAGACGAGGCGGATATTGTCATCGCACTGGCCCACCTGCACGGTGATAACCCGGTTCTGCCGGAGAAAGTAAAAGGAATCGATCTGGTCATCGGCGGCGGCCAGGATGTCGTCGACTTCCCGAAGATCATTGAGGGGGCCTGGCTGATATCCCCCGGAAAACACGCGGAAGTGTTAAATCAAATCAATATTCAGATGTTCAAAGGGGAAATGGTCGGGGTAAACTTCGCTCACATTTTTATCACCGACAATCTGCCGGAAGAGCCGGCGATCGCCGCCGTCATCGACGAATACGCGGAAAAACTGGATGACAAGATGAAGCAGGTCATCGGTTCAACAGAGGTTGTTCTGGATGGAGAAAGACAAACCGTGCGGCTGAAAGAGTCCAATCTGGGAAATGCGATTGCCGACAGTTTGCGCGAATTGACGGGTGCAGATGTTGCGCTGCAGAACGGGGGCGGGATCAGAGCAAGCATCGATAAAGGAGAGATTACGTTAGAGGAGATCTACGCCGCGCTTCCTTTTGACAACACGGTGGTGATGGTGGAAGCGAGCGGGCAGACCATCTGGGATGCGCTGGAACACAGTGTGGCAAGCTATCCGGCCGCTGCGGGCAGCTTTTTGCAGGTGTCCGGACTCACCTATACGTTTGACGCGGCGAAAGCGCCGGGGCAGCGGATCGTCGAGGTTACGATTGGCGGTGAACCAATCGACAAACAAAAAATCTACAAAGTCGCCGCCAACGACTTCCTGACGGGCGGCGGAGATAAATTTACGATGTTGCAAGACGAGACGAAACTTCTGCTGAAAACCAAACATTATCTTCGGGACGCCTTTACCGAGTATCTGCAAACACACAAGACGATCAGCCCGGACTTGGAGGGAAGGATCAAAATCCTCAACCCGCTGCCATAA
- a CDS encoding B3/4 domain-containing protein, whose amino-acid sequence MQLSIDSSVLSRTPNLGLGVIHYSGCSVTPSPKQLQGRINLYVESLRLEHELARLSEIAGVRAWRADFKQLGIDPARYRPSSEALLRRLLQGNPFHWINTAVDVNNFLSIRHALPYGIYNRALLEGPIVCRLGEEADSYQALNGRVVEMKGKILLADANGPFGSPIVDSVRTCVTEETADLLQVIFFHQQLPPAERDAILRQTARLFTEINGGEAVSAELVAAA is encoded by the coding sequence ATGCAGCTCTCCATCGATTCATCCGTGCTGTCGCGCACGCCCAACCTCGGCTTGGGGGTTATTCACTACTCCGGCTGCAGCGTCACGCCCTCTCCCAAACAGCTGCAGGGGCGAATCAACCTGTACGTGGAATCGCTGCGGCTGGAACACGAGCTGGCCAGGCTGAGCGAAATCGCAGGGGTTCGCGCCTGGCGGGCCGACTTTAAACAGCTGGGGATTGACCCTGCGCGCTACCGCCCGTCTTCGGAAGCGCTGCTGCGCCGCCTGCTGCAGGGCAACCCGTTTCACTGGATCAATACGGCGGTGGACGTGAACAACTTTCTCTCCATCCGGCACGCCCTGCCCTACGGCATCTACAACCGCGCGCTGCTGGAGGGGCCGATCGTCTGCCGCCTGGGCGAGGAAGCGGACAGCTATCAGGCGCTGAACGGCCGCGTTGTCGAGATGAAGGGAAAAATCCTCTTGGCTGACGCGAACGGCCCGTTCGGCAGTCCGATCGTCGATTCCGTCCGCACCTGCGTGACGGAGGAGACGGCCGATTTGCTGCAGGTGATCTTCTTTCACCAGCAGCTGCCGCCTGCCGAGCGCGACGCCATCCTGCGGCAGACCGCCCGCCTGTTTACGGAGATCAACGGCGGCGAAGCGGTGAGCGCAGAACTGGTTGCCGCTGCTTGA
- the rnhA gene encoding ribonuclease HI, translated as MKEVTIYTDGACSGNPGPGGWGAVLIYGDHKKELSGAAAQTTNNRMELVAAIEALSALKEPCRVKLYSDSAYLTNCFRQGWYKNWMKNGWKNSKNQPVENQDLWQQLLRLLEVHQVEFIKVKGHADNEYNNRCDELATGAIRQR; from the coding sequence GTGAAAGAAGTGACGATTTACACGGACGGGGCCTGTTCCGGCAATCCGGGCCCCGGCGGCTGGGGCGCCGTCCTGATCTACGGCGACCATAAAAAGGAGCTGTCCGGCGCCGCCGCGCAGACGACCAACAACCGGATGGAACTGGTGGCGGCGATCGAGGCGCTCTCTGCGTTAAAAGAGCCGTGCCGGGTAAAGCTGTACAGCGACAGCGCGTATTTGACCAATTGTTTCCGGCAGGGCTGGTATAAAAACTGGATGAAAAACGGCTGGAAGAACAGCAAAAACCAGCCGGTGGAGAATCAGGACTTGTGGCAGCAGCTTTTGCGCCTGCTGGAGGTGCATCAGGTGGAATTCATCAAGGTAAAAGGCCACGCCGACAACGAATACAACAATCGCTGCGACGAGCTGGCCACGGGGGCGATCAGGCAGCGGTGA
- the queG gene encoding tRNA epoxyqueuosine(34) reductase QueG: MTQTYWEQTKQAIIRYGSEIGLDKIGIASAEPFTELKQRLVEHRQKGYESGFEEADLEKRTRPELSLRGVQSLIAVAIAYPSKLPNPPKSQPGAYRGILSRSAWGTDYHTVLREKLDKLAQFIRQLEPGAEVVSMVDTGPLSDRAVAERAGLGWVGKNCALITPEYGSWVFLGELLTNLPLPPDKPITEGCGDCNLCVEACPTGALVQGGQLNAQKCIAYLTQVKDFIPDEYRGKIGNRLYGCDTCQLVCPHNRGRHFAHHPQLQPDPQVAKPLLLPILSMNNKQFKQTFGHTSAAWRGKKPIQRNAILALAHFKDRTAVPELIRLLINDPRPVIRGTAAWALGKIGGEEAEQALKQAEQNETEQAVVAEIRKGLAMLAGK; encoded by the coding sequence GTGACACAAACCTATTGGGAACAGACCAAGCAGGCGATTATCCGCTACGGAAGCGAAATCGGGCTCGACAAAATCGGGATTGCCTCGGCCGAACCCTTTACCGAGCTGAAACAACGGCTGGTGGAACATCGTCAAAAAGGGTACGAATCCGGTTTTGAAGAAGCGGATCTGGAAAAGCGAACCCGTCCGGAATTAAGTCTGCGCGGGGTGCAGTCGCTGATCGCGGTTGCCATCGCCTACCCTTCCAAGCTGCCCAACCCGCCCAAATCGCAGCCAGGCGCGTACCGCGGCATTCTCAGCCGTTCGGCGTGGGGAACCGATTATCACACGGTGCTGCGCGAGAAGCTGGACAAGTTGGCGCAGTTCATCCGCCAGCTGGAGCCGGGGGCGGAGGTGGTTTCCATGGTCGATACGGGGCCGCTCTCTGACCGGGCGGTTGCGGAGCGGGCCGGGCTTGGCTGGGTGGGCAAGAACTGCGCGTTGATTACGCCGGAGTACGGCTCCTGGGTTTTTTTGGGGGAATTGCTGACCAATTTGCCGCTGCCGCCCGACAAGCCGATTACGGAGGGCTGCGGCGACTGCAATCTCTGTGTGGAAGCGTGCCCGACGGGGGCGCTGGTGCAAGGAGGCCAGTTAAACGCGCAGAAATGCATTGCTTACCTTACGCAGGTGAAAGATTTTATCCCCGATGAGTATCGGGGGAAGATCGGCAACCGCCTGTACGGGTGCGATACCTGCCAGCTGGTTTGTCCCCACAACAGGGGGCGCCACTTTGCCCATCATCCGCAGCTGCAGCCTGATCCGCAGGTGGCCAAACCGCTGCTGCTGCCGATTCTGTCGATGAACAACAAGCAGTTCAAGCAGACCTTTGGCCATACTTCCGCCGCCTGGCGGGGCAAGAAGCCGATTCAGCGCAACGCGATTTTGGCGCTCGCTCATTTTAAAGATCGGACAGCGGTGCCGGAGTTGATCCGCCTCTTGATCAATGACCCGCGCCCCGTGATTCGCGGGACGGCAGCCTGGGCCTTGGGCAAGATCGGGGGAGAGGAGGCGGAACAGGCGCTCAAGCAGGCGGAACAGAATGAGACGGAGCAGGCCGTGGTTGCGGAGATCAGGAAAGGGTTGGCGATGTTGGCGGGAAAATGA
- a CDS encoding methylated-DNA--[protein]-cysteine S-methyltransferase produces MTGYVGYRVMEAPIGALLLAATEKGLCFVEFGADDAALLSLDRWCRRWGFKRSEEAHASHTLQAVEQLRQYFAGLRRTFDLPLDLYGTPFQKKVWSELMRIPYGEVRSYKDVALAIGAPRAVRAVGGANNQNPLPVVVPCHRVIGSNGALVGYGGGLSIKETLLRLEGFLPANDSA; encoded by the coding sequence ATGACAGGGTATGTCGGGTATCGTGTGATGGAAGCACCAATCGGTGCGCTGCTGCTCGCAGCGACCGAGAAAGGGTTGTGTTTTGTTGAGTTCGGCGCTGACGATGCAGCCCTGCTGTCGCTGGATCGCTGGTGCCGCAGATGGGGGTTCAAGCGCAGCGAAGAAGCGCACGCCTCACATACGCTGCAGGCAGTCGAGCAGCTGCGGCAGTACTTTGCCGGCTTGCGGCGAACGTTCGATCTGCCGCTGGATCTATACGGCACGCCGTTTCAGAAAAAAGTCTGGTCGGAGCTGATGCGCATCCCCTACGGCGAGGTGCGCTCTTACAAAGATGTGGCCTTGGCGATTGGCGCGCCGCGGGCCGTGCGGGCAGTGGGCGGGGCCAACAACCAGAATCCGCTCCCCGTGGTGGTCCCCTGCCATCGGGTGATCGGTTCCAATGGGGCTTTGGTCGGCTACGGCGGGGGATTGTCGATCAAAGAAACATTGCTGCGCTTGGAAGGATTCCTCCCCGCAAACGATTCGGCGTAA
- a CDS encoding amidase domain-containing protein, protein MDKTWIDQLKAYLQDVNRTCVDGQSGRLQRYFSRQLAQESVPERQGQQLQGLQRAPEPGERPRAARLQVRPLIMSTIGERQAEAVIALHQRVYAAEGEAACARERQWVERVKLERGEDDRWLLGEPWDSFFTWPVPADSPASDLREEEPAARTAAVRGGYDRERAVAYAETYWNSANPAYRQFAVDCTNFVSQCLHAGGIPMLFSQSRSTGWWYRGGQRADWSYSWAVAHSLYLLLRSGKAPFYARQVADPSQLAIGDVICYDFDGDGRWQHNTIVVAKDGQNMPLVNAHTTNSRHRYWEYRDSTAYTPNIRYGFFRILPEEATNE, encoded by the coding sequence ATGGACAAAACCTGGATCGATCAGCTCAAAGCGTATTTGCAGGATGTGAACCGGACGTGCGTGGACGGGCAGAGCGGGCGTTTGCAGCGCTATTTTTCCCGTCAGCTTGCGCAGGAAAGCGTACCAGAGCGGCAGGGGCAACAGCTGCAGGGGCTGCAGCGCGCGCCGGAGCCCGGCGAGCGGCCGCGCGCTGCCAGACTGCAGGTGCGGCCGCTGATCATGTCGACGATCGGGGAGCGACAGGCGGAAGCGGTGATCGCCCTGCATCAGCGGGTCTACGCCGCAGAGGGCGAGGCGGCTTGCGCCCGCGAGCGCCAGTGGGTGGAACGGGTCAAACTGGAGCGGGGAGAAGATGACAGGTGGCTGTTGGGGGAACCGTGGGACTCTTTTTTTACCTGGCCTGTCCCCGCTGACTCTCCCGCCAGCGATTTGCGCGAAGAAGAACCGGCTGCCCGAACGGCGGCAGTGCGCGGGGGATACGACCGGGAACGGGCGGTTGCCTATGCGGAAACGTACTGGAACAGCGCCAATCCCGCCTACCGTCAGTTTGCCGTGGACTGCACCAACTTCGTCTCCCAATGCCTGCACGCGGGCGGGATTCCCATGCTGTTTTCCCAGTCGCGCAGCACGGGCTGGTGGTATCGCGGCGGGCAGCGGGCCGACTGGAGCTACAGCTGGGCTGTTGCCCACAGTTTGTACCTGCTGCTGCGATCGGGCAAAGCTCCGTTTTACGCCCGCCAGGTAGCGGACCCCTCCCAGTTGGCGATTGGCGATGTGATCTGCTACGATTTTGACGGAGACGGCCGCTGGCAGCACAATACGATCGTGGTGGCCAAAGACGGACAAAACATGCCGTTGGTCAACGCCCACACCACCAACAGCCGTCACCGCTATTGGGAGTACCGCGACTCGACCGCCTATACGCCCAACATCCGCTACGGTTTTTTTCGCATTCTCCCGGAGGAAGCGACAAACGAATGA
- a CDS encoding ISLre2 family transposase → MRECNMEFPTMKELETLLFRKLQEQFAAGMARLLESLDECLMHQRDHSRYRLKDQREVQIDTIFGTVRFKRRLYQDRMKGRHVFLLDQMLAFDGREKLSPFLEEVATKFASQGPSYRDSAKRLEALLGYRALSHEAIRDKLIARAEQEANVLPEATRRSVRVLFVEVDGLYTSLQRHHQRGMENRMAIVHEGWERKGSRVSLKYKRHYLHTAKGDFWEGLGDFLVRHYDMDENTWLVVNGDGAKWIGECESYFHRCMYTLDRFHVARELRRFLGHLPKAWQTVRQALAAFDPAALLAAAESVPEEKIREENRNEWRKYVAYLRQHQRHLIDYREVLREAGIDTTGMRPMGSAEAQMRVMAKRTKRGGYSWSVRGVQAMLRAIMARQEGRQLGRQTKAKKDESQSEPMIRVRDLLREVKEQAKGYINGTIRLLHGPYQSSPAGLALKALRG, encoded by the coding sequence ATGCGTGAGTGTAACATGGAATTTCCGACAATGAAAGAGCTAGAAACCCTGTTATTTCGGAAGTTACAGGAACAATTTGCTGCAGGTATGGCTCGCTTGCTGGAATCACTGGACGAGTGTCTGATGCATCAACGGGATCATTCACGCTATCGGCTGAAGGACCAGCGAGAAGTCCAGATCGACACGATCTTTGGTACGGTTCGGTTCAAACGGCGCTTGTATCAGGATCGCATGAAGGGTCGACATGTGTTTTTGTTGGACCAGATGCTAGCCTTTGACGGGCGGGAGAAGCTCAGCCCGTTTTTGGAAGAGGTAGCGACCAAGTTTGCCAGCCAAGGTCCCTCGTACCGTGACAGCGCCAAGCGCCTGGAAGCGTTGCTGGGGTATCGGGCCCTGAGCCATGAGGCAATCCGAGACAAATTGATCGCTCGAGCGGAGCAGGAGGCAAACGTGTTGCCGGAAGCGACCCGAAGGTCGGTTCGCGTGCTGTTTGTGGAAGTGGATGGACTTTACACCTCGTTGCAGCGGCATCACCAGCGGGGAATGGAAAACCGAATGGCGATCGTGCATGAGGGATGGGAACGGAAGGGGAGCCGGGTGAGTCTGAAATACAAACGACATTACCTGCATACGGCGAAGGGAGACTTCTGGGAAGGGTTAGGCGACTTTCTGGTTCGTCATTACGACATGGATGAAAACACGTGGCTGGTGGTCAATGGGGACGGAGCGAAATGGATCGGGGAATGCGAATCGTACTTTCACCGCTGTATGTACACACTGGATCGCTTTCATGTGGCACGAGAATTACGGCGTTTCCTGGGACACCTGCCCAAGGCGTGGCAGACGGTACGGCAGGCGTTGGCTGCGTTTGATCCGGCTGCATTGCTGGCGGCGGCAGAATCGGTACCGGAGGAAAAGATACGGGAAGAGAATCGGAACGAATGGCGAAAATACGTGGCCTATTTACGGCAACATCAAAGGCATCTGATCGACTATCGAGAGGTACTTCGTGAAGCTGGAATCGATACGACAGGCATGCGACCAATGGGGAGTGCGGAAGCGCAAATGCGGGTGATGGCAAAGCGGACCAAGCGAGGGGGCTACAGTTGGAGTGTACGGGGAGTACAGGCGATGTTGCGAGCGATCATGGCCCGACAAGAGGGACGGCAGTTGGGCCGTCAGACGAAAGCGAAGAAGGACGAGTCACAGTCTGAACCGATGATTCGGGTAAGGGACTTGCTGCGGGAAGTGAAAGAACAGGCCAAAGGCTATATAAACGGGACGATTCGATTGTTGCACGGGCCGTATCAAAGCAGCCCTGCCGGGCTGGCATTAAAGGCCCTTCGCGGATAA
- the trmL gene encoding tRNA (uridine(34)/cytosine(34)/5-carboxymethylaminomethyluridine(34)-2'-O)-methyltransferase TrmL → MSLHIVLHEPLIPANTGNIARTCAATGTHLHLIHPLGFSTDDRYLKRAGLDYWHAVNIFHYDSFAHFVQQHRDRSGRFYFVETWGGRYYSEVAYRDGDYFILGKETTGLPREIVEPYRDQVIRLPMSDATRSINLANCAAIVVYEALRQIGFPGMS, encoded by the coding sequence ATGTCGTTACATATCGTTTTGCACGAACCGCTGATTCCTGCCAATACGGGCAACATCGCGCGCACGTGTGCCGCGACCGGGACGCATCTGCATCTGATCCACCCGCTCGGTTTTTCCACGGATGACCGCTACCTGAAACGGGCCGGGCTTGATTATTGGCATGCGGTCAACATCTTTCACTACGACAGCTTCGCCCACTTTGTCCAACAGCACAGGGACCGCTCGGGGAGGTTTTACTTCGTGGAGACATGGGGCGGCAGATACTACAGCGAGGTGGCCTATCGGGATGGCGACTACTTCATCTTGGGCAAGGAGACAACCGGACTGCCACGGGAAATCGTGGAACCGTACCGGGATCAGGTGATTCGCCTGCCGATGAGCGACGCAACCCGTTCCATCAACCTGGCAAATTGTGCGGCGATCGTCGTGTACGAAGCGCTGCGGCAAATCGGCTTTCCCGGCATGTCTTAG